Proteins from one Parvibaculum lavamentivorans DS-1 genomic window:
- a CDS encoding acyl-CoA thioesterase, which translates to MNAIPPNHPLDIAMRLTPTDDGRLKGTTSDEYWNMMGPFGGTTASLMLKAALDAPARIGDPVALTVNFCAPIAKGDFFIDLKETRTNRSTQHWSMELSQENGIAATATAVFAKRRETWAYQPAAMPAIPPHETLAPMNTEGRNAWLSRYDLRFAEGAMNFEARADDDPAPSRSLLWVADKPARPLDFVSLASLADTFIVRIFLVRGRMVPAGTVSLTTYFHTDAAGLAAQGDAPLVGMADTKTFRQGYFDQSAELWGGDGRLLATSVQTVYFKE; encoded by the coding sequence ATGAACGCCATTCCACCGAACCACCCGCTCGATATCGCCATGCGGCTGACGCCCACCGATGACGGGCGGCTCAAGGGCACGACCTCCGACGAGTACTGGAACATGATGGGGCCCTTCGGGGGGACGACCGCATCGCTGATGCTGAAGGCGGCGCTCGATGCGCCCGCGCGGATCGGCGATCCGGTGGCGCTCACCGTCAATTTCTGCGCCCCGATCGCCAAGGGGGATTTCTTCATCGACCTCAAGGAGACGCGCACCAACCGCTCGACGCAGCACTGGTCCATGGAGCTTTCGCAAGAGAACGGCATCGCCGCGACGGCGACGGCCGTATTCGCCAAGCGGCGCGAGACCTGGGCGTATCAGCCGGCGGCGATGCCCGCGATCCCGCCGCACGAAACGCTGGCGCCGATGAATACGGAAGGCCGCAATGCCTGGCTGTCGCGCTACGATCTGCGCTTCGCGGAGGGGGCGATGAACTTCGAGGCACGGGCGGATGACGACCCCGCCCCTTCGCGTTCGCTGCTCTGGGTGGCCGACAAGCCGGCGCGCCCGCTCGATTTCGTTTCGCTCGCATCGCTCGCCGATACGTTCATCGTCCGCATCTTTCTCGTGCGCGGCCGCATGGTGCCGGCGGGAACCGTTTCGCTCACCACCTATTTCCACACCGACGCGGCGGGGCTGGCGGCGCAGGGCGATGCGCCGCTGGTGGGCATGGCGGACACGAAAACATTCCGGCAGGGCTATTTCGATCAGTCGGCGGAGCTTTGGGGCGGCGACGGGCGGCTTCTCGCGACGAGCGTGCAGACGGTCTACTTCAAGGAGTAG
- a CDS encoding (2Fe-2S)-binding protein translates to MAITLKVNGTAHTLDIEPEMPLLWALRDELGLTGTKFGCGVAACGACTVYVDGVATRTCVTPVEAVDGAEIVTIEGLAATSGAAEGMLAPVQQAWIDAQVPQCGYCQSGMLMAVSALLAENPQPTDEDIDAAITNVCRCGTYPRVRAAIRSVTAA, encoded by the coding sequence ATGGCCATTACCCTCAAAGTCAACGGCACCGCGCATACGCTCGATATCGAGCCCGAAATGCCGCTCCTCTGGGCGCTGCGCGACGAGCTCGGCCTCACCGGCACCAAGTTCGGCTGCGGTGTCGCCGCCTGCGGCGCCTGCACGGTCTATGTCGATGGCGTCGCCACCCGCACCTGCGTCACGCCGGTCGAGGCCGTGGACGGCGCCGAGATCGTGACCATCGAGGGCCTCGCCGCCACATCCGGCGCGGCGGAAGGCATGCTCGCCCCCGTCCAGCAGGCCTGGATCGACGCCCAGGTCCCCCAATGCGGCTATTGCCAGTCCGGCATGCTGATGGCCGTCTCCGCGCTTCTGGCGGAAAACCCTCAGCCCACGGATGAAGACATCGACGCGGCGATCACCAATGTCTGCCGCTGCGGCACCTACCCGCGCGTCCGCGCCGCCATCCGTTCCGTCACCGCAGCCTGA
- a CDS encoding HPr kinase/phosphorylase translates to MAAPLTIHGTCVACGARAVLLRGPSGAGKSDLAFRLIRDDASGETRLVADDQVALRLDGSQLVARAPAALAGALELRGLGLLAMPSRAEAVLSLIVDLVPRAEVPRLPEARYEEMLGVRLPLIALHAFDISAAAKLRLALETLPDGGFPSDDGRFGPR, encoded by the coding sequence ATGGCCGCGCCGCTCACCATCCACGGCACCTGTGTCGCCTGCGGCGCCCGCGCCGTGCTGTTGCGCGGCCCCTCGGGCGCCGGCAAGTCGGACCTCGCCTTCCGCCTCATCCGGGACGATGCTTCCGGTGAAACCCGCCTCGTCGCGGACGATCAGGTGGCGCTTCGTCTGGACGGGTCGCAGCTCGTGGCGCGCGCGCCCGCCGCCCTTGCCGGCGCGCTGGAGCTCAGGGGCCTCGGCCTCCTCGCCATGCCCTCGCGTGCCGAGGCCGTGCTCTCCCTGATTGTCGATCTCGTGCCCCGCGCCGAGGTGCCGCGCCTGCCCGAGGCCCGCTATGAGGAAATGCTGGGGGTCCGTCTCCCTCTCATTGCTCTTCACGCCTTCGATATATCGGCGGCGGCCAAGCTCCGCCTCGCGCTCGAAACCCTCCCGGATGGCGGTTTTCCCTCCGATGACGGCCGCTTCGGCCCGCGCTGA
- a CDS encoding superoxide dismutase family protein has product MSGFRLGALAAVFSLAALPALAADTPIATATFKSSAQDDIGTADLSEGPEGVLMRVNVEGLTPGWHGIHFHATGDCSDEGFKKSGAHVQHGEKEPHGLLNPEGPDDGDLPNLYVAEDGTGQAEMFSERVTLTGEDDDRAHLLDEDGAAIVIHANADDHMSQPIGGAGDRVACAVIEKVQ; this is encoded by the coding sequence ATGTCCGGTTTTCGTCTCGGTGCGCTGGCGGCCGTGTTTTCGCTGGCCGCCCTGCCCGCCCTTGCCGCCGACACGCCGATTGCCACGGCCACATTCAAAAGCAGCGCGCAGGACGATATCGGCACGGCCGATCTCTCCGAGGGGCCCGAGGGCGTACTCATGCGGGTGAATGTGGAAGGGCTCACGCCCGGCTGGCACGGCATCCATTTCCATGCGACCGGCGACTGCTCGGATGAGGGCTTCAAGAAGTCGGGCGCGCATGTGCAGCATGGCGAGAAGGAGCCGCACGGGCTGCTGAACCCGGAGGGGCCGGATGATGGCGACCTGCCGAACCTCTATGTGGCCGAAGACGGCACGGGCCAGGCGGAAATGTTCTCCGAGCGGGTGACGCTGACGGGCGAGGACGACGACCGGGCGCATCTTCTCGATGAAGACGGCGCGGCGATCGTGATCCACGCCAATGCCGACGATCACATGAGCCAGCCGATCGGCGGCGCGGGCGACCGGGTTGCTTGTGCGGTGATCGAAAAGGTGCAGTGA
- a CDS encoding HPr family phosphocarrier protein has product MSSAEARPAAPGAHVRELEIVNNRGLHARASAKFVQLAETFDAEIRVSREGQTVPGTSIMGLMMLAAAPGCCIRVETSGPEAEAALEALAALVADGFGERD; this is encoded by the coding sequence GTGTCCTCTGCCGAAGCGAGGCCCGCCGCGCCCGGCGCCCATGTTCGCGAACTCGAAATCGTCAATAATCGCGGCCTTCATGCCCGTGCCTCGGCAAAGTTCGTGCAGCTCGCCGAAACCTTCGATGCCGAAATCCGCGTCTCCCGCGAAGGGCAGACCGTTCCCGGCACTTCGATCATGGGCCTGATGATGCTCGCCGCCGCGCCCGGCTGCTGCATCCGCGTCGAAACCTCGGGCCCCGAAGCGGAAGCCGCGCTTGAAGCCCTGGCCGCCCTTGTCGCGGACGGCTTCGGCGAACGCGACTGA
- a CDS encoding ribbon-helix-helix protein, CopG family encodes MSAREEETGDACAPGRRRRHGRHRREANDRDTTRVQLELPPQAMERLQQLKDKTEAASYAEVIRNALRLYEALIQEADRGAEFQVKGPDGVAVPYRIFL; translated from the coding sequence ATGAGCGCGCGCGAGGAAGAAACCGGCGATGCCTGCGCGCCCGGACGGCGCAGACGCCACGGAAGGCACCGGCGCGAAGCCAACGACCGCGACACGACGCGCGTGCAGCTCGAACTGCCGCCACAGGCGATGGAACGGCTGCAGCAATTGAAGGACAAGACGGAGGCGGCCTCCTATGCGGAGGTGATCCGCAATGCGCTCAGGCTTTACGAGGCGCTGATCCAGGAAGCGGATCGCGGCGCGGAATTCCAGGTCAAGGGACCGGACGGCGTGGCGGTGCCTTACAGGATTTTCCTGTAG
- the ahcY gene encoding adenosylhomocysteinase, with translation MSQAAKADTHDYAIKDINLADWGRKELDIAETEMPGLMATREEYGAKKPLKGARIAGSLHMTIQTAVLIETLAELGADIRWASCNIYSTQDHAAAAIAARGIPVFAIKGESLEDYWEYTHRIFEWSDGGAPNMILDDGGDATLLIHLGKRAEEGDVAFLETPGNEEEEILFAAIKRRLKHKPGFYSQIAKSVRGVTEETTTGVHRLYEMQKKGTLLWPAINVNDSVTKSKFDNLYGCRESLVDGIRRATDVMMSGKVGVVAGFGDVGKGSAASLRQAGCRVIVTEIDPICALQAAMEGYEVTTMDDAAPRGDIFVTTTGNVDVITVDHMRKMKHRAIVCNIGHFDSEIQIGGLRNLKWHNVKPQVDEIEFQDGKRIILLAEGRLVNLGCGTGHPSFVMSASFTNQTLAQIELWTKPDEYEKKVYVLKKELDEKVARLHLEKIGVKLEKLNKKQADYIGVAAEGPFKPDTYRY, from the coding sequence ATGAGCCAAGCCGCCAAAGCCGATACCCACGACTACGCCATCAAGGACATCAATCTCGCCGATTGGGGCCGCAAGGAGCTCGACATCGCCGAGACCGAAATGCCCGGCCTCATGGCGACGCGCGAGGAATACGGCGCGAAGAAGCCGCTCAAGGGCGCGCGCATCGCCGGCTCGCTCCACATGACGATCCAGACCGCCGTGCTGATCGAGACGCTGGCCGAGCTGGGTGCCGACATTCGCTGGGCGTCCTGCAACATCTATTCGACGCAGGATCACGCCGCTGCCGCCATCGCCGCGCGCGGCATTCCCGTCTTCGCGATCAAGGGCGAGAGCCTTGAGGATTACTGGGAATACACCCACCGCATTTTCGAATGGTCGGATGGCGGTGCGCCCAACATGATCCTCGACGATGGCGGCGACGCCACCCTCCTCATCCATCTCGGCAAGCGCGCGGAAGAGGGCGACGTCGCCTTCCTCGAAACGCCGGGCAATGAAGAAGAGGAAATCCTCTTCGCCGCGATCAAGCGCCGCCTGAAGCACAAGCCGGGCTTCTACAGCCAGATCGCGAAAAGCGTGCGCGGCGTCACCGAAGAAACGACGACCGGCGTCCACCGTCTTTACGAAATGCAGAAGAAGGGCACGCTGCTCTGGCCCGCGATCAACGTCAATGACAGCGTCACGAAGTCGAAATTCGACAATCTCTATGGCTGCCGTGAATCGCTGGTGGACGGCATCCGCCGCGCCACCGACGTCATGATGTCGGGCAAGGTCGGCGTCGTCGCCGGCTTCGGCGATGTCGGCAAGGGCTCCGCCGCCTCGCTTCGTCAGGCGGGTTGCCGCGTCATCGTCACCGAGATCGATCCTATCTGCGCGCTCCAGGCCGCGATGGAAGGCTATGAAGTGACGACGATGGACGATGCCGCGCCGCGCGGCGACATCTTCGTCACGACGACGGGCAATGTCGACGTCATCACCGTCGATCACATGCGGAAAATGAAGCACCGCGCCATCGTCTGCAACATCGGTCACTTCGACAGCGAGATCCAGATCGGGGGCTTGCGCAATCTGAAGTGGCACAATGTGAAGCCGCAGGTCGACGAGATCGAATTCCAGGACGGCAAGCGCATCATCCTGCTCGCCGAAGGCCGCCTCGTGAATCTCGGCTGCGGCACCGGCCATCCGAGCTTCGTCATGTCCGCCTCCTTCACCAATCAGACGCTCGCGCAGATCGAGCTCTGGACGAAGCCGGACGAGTACGAAAAGAAGGTCTACGTCCTGAAGAAGGAGCTCGACGAAAAGGTCGCGCGCCTGCATCTGGAAAAGATCGGCGTGAAGCTCGAAAAGCTGAACAAGAAGCAGGCCGACTATATCGGCGTCGCCGCCGAAGGCCCCTTCAAGCCGGATACCTACCGCTACTGA
- a CDS encoding response regulator transcription factor, with amino-acid sequence MPTIALVDDDRNILTSVSIALEAEGYHVQTYTDGAAALAGLAANPPDVAVFDIKMPRMDGMELLRRLRQKSDLPVIFLTSKDDEIDELFGLKMGADDYIRKPFSQRLLVERVKAVLRRAAPKAEGPPAEGAVNQVMERGKLVLDPERHTCTWEEKPVVLTVTEFLILQALAQRPGYVKSRDSLMDAAYDDQVYVDDRTIDSHIKRLRKKFKEVDDAFDAIETLYGVGYRYREA; translated from the coding sequence ATGCCGACCATCGCGCTGGTGGACGACGACCGCAATATTCTGACTTCGGTGAGCATCGCGCTCGAGGCCGAGGGCTACCACGTTCAAACCTATACGGATGGCGCCGCCGCGCTGGCCGGTCTTGCCGCCAATCCGCCGGATGTCGCCGTTTTCGACATCAAGATGCCGCGCATGGATGGCATGGAGCTGCTGCGCCGCCTGCGCCAGAAGTCGGATCTCCCGGTCATCTTCCTCACCTCGAAGGATGACGAGATCGACGAGCTTTTCGGCCTCAAGATGGGCGCCGACGATTATATCCGCAAACCCTTCTCCCAGCGCCTGCTGGTCGAGCGCGTGAAGGCGGTGCTCCGCCGTGCCGCGCCCAAGGCCGAGGGCCCGCCCGCCGAGGGCGCGGTCAATCAGGTGATGGAGCGCGGCAAGCTGGTGCTCGACCCCGAGCGCCACACCTGCACCTGGGAAGAAAAACCCGTCGTTCTCACCGTCACTGAATTCCTGATCCTGCAGGCGCTCGCGCAGCGGCCCGGCTATGTGAAGAGCCGCGACTCGTTGATGGACGCCGCCTATGACGATCAGGTCTATGTCGACGACCGCACCATCGACAGCCACATCAAGCGGCTTCGCAAGAAGTTCAAGGAAGTCGACGATGCCTTCGACGCGATCGAGACGCTTTACGGCGTTGGCTATCGCTATCGCGAAGCCTGA
- a CDS encoding PAS domain-containing sensor histidine kinase — protein MKAATSRNLRGFLRAGGAVPALLLGLVPASAAAQQGAPLTDGLVETLSVLGLPPEAAGDPALAAFYALAAGIAFAGSLAAITGLRASRAARRVALEREASLGVLQARLDAAEAILAAEPDAVFIWTPETLRAAPGTFQARPRIVGSTATLVDPSSGDLDFSYLLTRLEPENAGRLNTAVQRLRTRGARFSLHVQSTDGRTFEAEGRPAGALAVLWLRDVTGERAEVSRLKERLRQAEFARARFEEHIGSAPFPAWRRGDDGALVWVNAAYARAVDAASPEDAVTRGLELLNEETLSSLRRGLFDRSRARARSHAIMAGERRALDIVEQRLGDGVSGIAIDVSDLDAAEAELRRHIESHAATLDRVTTAVAICGPDKRLTFRNRAFETLWGLDPHWLDGGPSDGEILDELRARRRLPEQANFQAWKQTRMEIYRSTDPVDEYWHLPDGRTIKLLAQAHPFGGVIYLYENVTERLNLESSYNTLARVQRETIDHLYEGVAVFGSDGRLKLYNPAYANIWNLADEQLSGEPHVNELVEMCRPLLADEAEWDTLKNGVTNMSGIRTQITGRLDRPDGTVVDYAQVPLPDGATLMTYVDVTDSTRMEQALRDRNDALETADRLKSEFISHVSYQLRTPLTNILGFGEILETEMFGPLSPRQHEYMQGILESSETLIDVVNDILDLAVIEAGAMTLDLSDVELSEVIYATEEFAQRPAQKNKVTLRVECPKDIGIVRADEKRIKQIMINLLSNSLAFTSPGDTIVIGAARRDNSVELYVEDTGDGIKPEFQSNVFDRFEAHSSSDRRRGAGLGLSLVRSFVELHGGWVTLESAPDVGTRVTCHLPVRAAPPAAQSSTSPVPTKLEVG, from the coding sequence ATGAAGGCGGCGACAAGCCGGAACTTGAGGGGTTTTCTGCGCGCCGGCGGTGCGGTGCCCGCCCTTCTGCTCGGCCTCGTGCCCGCCTCCGCCGCCGCCCAGCAGGGAGCCCCCCTCACGGATGGCCTCGTTGAGACCCTCTCTGTCTTGGGCCTGCCCCCCGAAGCGGCCGGCGATCCGGCGCTCGCCGCCTTCTATGCCCTTGCCGCCGGTATCGCCTTTGCCGGCTCCCTCGCCGCCATCACGGGCCTGCGCGCCTCCCGCGCCGCGCGCCGCGTGGCCCTGGAGCGCGAAGCAAGCCTCGGCGTCCTTCAGGCTCGCCTCGATGCCGCCGAGGCGATCCTCGCCGCCGAGCCCGATGCCGTCTTCATCTGGACGCCGGAAACGCTCCGCGCCGCCCCCGGCACCTTCCAGGCCCGCCCCCGCATCGTCGGCTCGACGGCAACGCTGGTCGATCCTTCCTCGGGCGACCTCGATTTCAGCTACCTGCTGACGCGCCTCGAGCCTGAAAATGCCGGCCGCCTCAACACCGCCGTGCAGCGCCTGCGCACGCGCGGCGCCCGCTTCTCGCTCCACGTCCAGTCGACGGATGGCCGCACCTTCGAGGCCGAAGGCCGTCCCGCCGGCGCGCTCGCCGTTCTCTGGCTGCGCGACGTCACGGGCGAGCGCGCCGAGGTCTCGCGCCTGAAGGAACGTCTCCGCCAGGCGGAATTCGCCCGTGCCCGTTTCGAGGAACATATCGGTTCCGCGCCATTCCCCGCCTGGCGCCGTGGCGATGATGGCGCGCTGGTCTGGGTGAACGCCGCCTATGCCCGCGCGGTCGATGCCGCCTCGCCGGAGGATGCCGTCACGCGCGGCCTCGAACTCCTGAACGAGGAAACGCTCTCTTCTCTCCGCCGCGGTCTCTTCGATCGCTCCCGCGCCCGCGCGCGCAGCCACGCCATCATGGCGGGCGAGCGCCGCGCCCTCGATATCGTCGAGCAGCGTCTCGGCGATGGCGTCTCCGGCATCGCCATCGACGTCTCCGATCTCGATGCCGCCGAGGCCGAGCTTCGCCGTCACATCGAAAGCCACGCCGCCACGCTCGACCGCGTCACGACGGCGGTCGCGATCTGCGGCCCCGACAAGCGCCTCACCTTCCGCAACCGCGCCTTTGAAACGCTCTGGGGCCTCGATCCGCACTGGCTCGATGGCGGCCCCTCCGATGGCGAGATACTGGACGAGCTTCGCGCCCGCCGCCGCCTTCCCGAACAGGCGAATTTCCAGGCGTGGAAGCAGACGCGCATGGAAATCTACCGGTCGACGGATCCCGTCGATGAATACTGGCACCTGCCCGATGGCCGCACGATCAAACTCCTCGCCCAGGCGCATCCCTTCGGCGGCGTCATCTATCTTTATGAAAACGTCACCGAGCGGCTCAATCTCGAAAGCAGCTACAACACGCTCGCCCGCGTCCAGCGCGAAACCATCGACCATCTCTATGAAGGCGTCGCCGTCTTCGGCTCCGATGGCCGCCTGAAACTCTACAACCCCGCCTATGCCAACATCTGGAACCTCGCGGACGAACAACTCTCCGGCGAGCCGCATGTGAACGAGCTGGTCGAGATGTGCCGTCCGCTCCTCGCCGACGAGGCCGAATGGGACACGTTGAAAAACGGCGTCACCAATATGTCGGGCATCCGCACCCAGATAACGGGCCGCCTCGACCGGCCGGATGGCACGGTGGTGGACTACGCGCAGGTGCCGCTGCCCGATGGCGCGACGCTGATGACCTATGTGGACGTGACGGATTCGACGCGCATGGAACAGGCGCTGCGTGACCGGAACGACGCGCTCGAAACGGCGGACCGGCTGAAATCCGAATTCATCAGCCACGTCTCCTACCAGCTCCGCACGCCGCTCACCAATATTCTCGGCTTCGGCGAAATCCTCGAAACCGAAATGTTCGGCCCGCTCTCGCCGCGCCAGCATGAATACATGCAAGGCATCCTGGAATCTTCCGAAACGCTGATCGACGTCGTGAACGACATTCTCGACCTCGCCGTCATAGAGGCGGGCGCCATGACGCTCGATCTCTCGGATGTCGAATTGTCGGAAGTGATCTATGCGACGGAGGAATTCGCGCAGCGCCCGGCACAAAAGAACAAGGTCACGCTGAGGGTCGAGTGCCCGAAGGATATCGGCATCGTCCGCGCCGATGAAAAGCGCATCAAGCAGATCATGATAAACCTGCTCTCGAATTCGCTCGCCTTCACGAGCCCCGGCGACACCATCGTCATCGGCGCCGCGCGCCGCGACAATTCGGTCGAGCTCTATGTCGAGGATACGGGCGACGGCATCAAGCCGGAATTCCAGTCCAACGTCTTCGACCGCTTCGAGGCCCACTCCTCATCCGACCGCCGCCGCGGCGCCGGCCTCGGCCTCTCGCTCGTGCGTTCCTTCGTGGAGCTGCATGGCGGCTGGGTAACGCTCGAAAGCGCCCCCGACGTCGGCACCCGCGTCACCTGCCACCTCCCCGTCCGCGCCGCCCCGCCGGCCGCCCAATCCTCGACATCGCCCGTGCCGACAAAGCTGGAAGTGGGATAG
- a CDS encoding PTS sugar transporter subunit IIA — MIGLVLVTHGQLASQFVAAMEHVVGPQAQVASISIGPDDDMEQRRKDILKAVATSDSGDGVILLTDMFGGTPSNLAISVMDKAKVEVIAGVNLPMLIKLASVRDTATLGDAVDQAQESGRKYISIASRVLAGDGA, encoded by the coding sequence ATGATCGGTTTGGTACTCGTAACCCACGGCCAGTTGGCCAGCCAGTTCGTTGCGGCGATGGAGCATGTGGTTGGGCCTCAGGCCCAGGTCGCCTCCATCAGCATCGGACCGGATGACGATATGGAGCAGCGCCGCAAGGACATCCTGAAGGCGGTCGCCACGTCGGATTCCGGCGATGGTGTCATCCTCCTGACCGACATGTTCGGCGGCACGCCTTCCAACCTCGCCATCTCGGTCATGGACAAGGCTAAGGTCGAGGTGATTGCGGGCGTGAACCTGCCCATGCTCATCAAGCTCGCCAGCGTCCGCGATACGGCAACGCTCGGCGACGCGGTGGATCAGGCGCAGGAATCCGGCCGCAAATATATTTCCATCGCGAGCCGCGTGCTCGCCGGCGACGGGGCTTGA
- a CDS encoding glutathione S-transferase, whose translation MPKKPYELFYWPGIPGRGEYVRLALEEAGAPYVDVAREREGGMEEMTALLEGEGTQHPSFAPPFLRDGRVVVGQVAAILFYLGPRLGLAPKSESGALWTHQIELTISDLVAEAHDVHHPVGVGLYYEDQKKEALRRAEEFRTARIPKFLDYFESILAANGATEAKPRLVGKSLTYADISLFHTVDGLKYAFPKATGRLLKSRPLVASLHETVKKRPRIKAYLESERRQPFNESDIFRHYPELDK comes from the coding sequence ATGCCGAAAAAACCTTATGAGCTCTTCTACTGGCCCGGCATTCCCGGCCGCGGCGAATATGTCCGCCTCGCGCTGGAGGAGGCGGGCGCGCCTTACGTCGATGTCGCGCGCGAGCGCGAGGGCGGCATGGAGGAGATGACGGCGCTGCTCGAAGGGGAGGGCACACAGCATCCCTCCTTCGCGCCGCCCTTCCTGCGCGACGGGCGCGTCGTCGTCGGCCAGGTCGCCGCGATCCTTTTTTATCTGGGCCCCCGTCTCGGCCTCGCGCCGAAGTCGGAAAGCGGCGCGCTGTGGACCCACCAGATCGAACTCACGATTTCCGATCTCGTCGCCGAGGCGCATGACGTGCATCACCCCGTCGGCGTCGGCCTCTATTATGAGGACCAGAAGAAGGAAGCGCTCCGCCGCGCGGAAGAATTCCGCACCGCCCGCATCCCGAAATTTCTGGATTACTTTGAAAGCATTCTCGCCGCCAACGGCGCGACGGAAGCAAAGCCCCGCCTCGTCGGCAAATCGCTCACCTATGCCGACATCTCGCTCTTCCACACGGTCGATGGGCTGAAATATGCCTTCCCCAAGGCAACGGGCCGGCTCCTGAAAAGCCGGCCCCTCGTCGCGTCATTGCACGAGACGGTGAAAAAACGCCCGCGCATAAAGGCCTATCTCGAAAGCGAAAGACGCCAGCCCTTCAACGAAAGCGACATCTTCCGCCACTACCCGGAGCTGGATAAGTAG
- a CDS encoding sensor histidine kinase, whose amino-acid sequence MASLMEEETRGEGDESPAMRPREPSSAPFARGPAAPPKQPPPQGFLSRLGHSVSRALLGFRSFLAGGRFSSLTRRIVAFNVAALFVLLSGILYLNQFREGLIDARRQSLLTQAEIIAGAVAQGATSSQGAQVIDPLALGTILAPPPEDLDSDLGLTVPIIPDNAAPILRRLVLPTRTRARLYDKEGLLILDSRQLSASGQVVAFELPPPEGSDEVGLLDSIADWALGMLPGRNLERFREAGSQNGTMYSEVVSALQGMADSRERVNDRGELIVSVAVPIQRYRAVLGVLMLSTRGGDIDRIVRAERFAILQVFLVALGVTILLSVVLAGTIAEPVRRLAQAAETVRRGKNARAQIPDFTSRRDEIGELSGALREMTNALYSRIDAIESFAADVAHEIKNPLTSLRSAIESFTITKDEKSKARLMEIIQEDVRRIDRLLSDISNASRLDAELSRTELEDVNIATLLETVCDLFNESGVVGSARVKLSIDPGAPGRDSMIVKGFDTRLGQVVRNLIDNALSFSPEGGTVYVSATRAPGRVIIRVEDEGPGIAPENVERIFDRFHTDRPDSFGEHSGLGLAISRQIVAAHGGTIRAGNRMKGGKVAGASFTVDLPAAA is encoded by the coding sequence ATGGCGAGCCTGATGGAGGAGGAAACGCGCGGCGAGGGGGACGAAAGTCCCGCCATGCGCCCCCGCGAGCCCTCCTCCGCGCCCTTCGCCCGTGGGCCCGCCGCGCCGCCGAAGCAGCCGCCGCCACAAGGCTTTCTCTCGCGGCTTGGTCATTCGGTCAGCCGTGCGCTTCTCGGCTTTCGCAGCTTCCTCGCCGGCGGCCGCTTTTCGAGCCTCACCCGGCGCATCGTCGCTTTCAACGTGGCGGCGCTCTTCGTCCTCCTGTCCGGCATTCTCTATCTCAATCAGTTTCGCGAGGGCCTGATCGATGCCCGCCGCCAGAGCCTGCTGACCCAGGCGGAAATCATCGCCGGTGCCGTTGCGCAGGGCGCCACCTCCTCGCAAGGGGCGCAGGTGATCGACCCGCTCGCGCTGGGCACCATCCTCGCGCCGCCGCCCGAGGACCTGGATTCCGATCTCGGCCTGACGGTGCCGATCATCCCGGATAATGCCGCGCCCATTCTTCGCCGCCTCGTCCTGCCGACGCGCACACGCGCGCGCCTCTATGACAAGGAAGGGCTCCTCATCCTGGACTCCCGCCAGTTGAGCGCCTCGGGCCAGGTCGTTGCCTTCGAGTTGCCGCCGCCCGAAGGCTCGGACGAGGTCGGCCTGCTCGACAGTATCGCCGATTGGGCGCTCGGCATGCTGCCGGGCCGCAATCTGGAGCGTTTCCGCGAGGCCGGCAGCCAGAACGGCACCATGTATTCCGAAGTCGTATCGGCGTTGCAAGGCATGGCCGACAGCCGCGAGCGGGTGAACGATCGCGGCGAGCTCATCGTCTCCGTCGCCGTGCCGATCCAGCGTTACCGCGCCGTGCTCGGCGTGCTGATGCTCTCGACGCGCGGCGGCGATATCGACCGCATCGTGCGTGCGGAACGGTTCGCCATCCTGCAGGTCTTCCTCGTTGCGCTCGGCGTCACCATCCTGCTCTCCGTCGTGCTCGCGGGCACTATCGCCGAGCCTGTGCGCCGCCTCGCCCAGGCCGCGGAAACGGTCCGCCGCGGCAAGAATGCGCGCGCCCAGATACCGGACTTCACGTCCCGCCGCGACGAGATCGGCGAATTGTCGGGCGCGCTGCGCGAAATGACCAACGCCCTCTACAGCCGCATCGACGCCATCGAAAGTTTCGCCGCCGACGTCGCCCATGAAATCAAGAACCCGCTCACCTCGCTCCGAAGCGCCATCGAAAGCTTCACCATCACCAAGGATGAGAAGTCGAAGGCGCGTCTCATGGAAATCATCCAGGAAGACGTGCGCCGCATCGACCGTCTGTTGAGCGACATCTCCAATGCCTCCCGTCTCGATGCCGAGCTGTCGCGCACTGAACTCGAAGACGTGAATATCGCCACGCTTCTCGAGACCGTCTGCGATCTCTTCAACGAAAGCGGCGTGGTCGGCAGCGCCCGCGTGAAACTCTCGATAGATCCAGGTGCCCCTGGCCGCGACAGCATGATCGTCAAGGGCTTCGACACCCGTCTGGGCCAGGTCGTGCGAAACCTGATCGACAATGCGCTCTCCTTCAGCCCCGAAGGCGGCACGGTCTATGTTTCCGCCACCCGCGCTCCCGGCCGTGTCATCATTCGCGTCGAGGACGAAGGGCCGGGCATCGCGCCGGAAAATGTCGAGCGCATCTTCGACCGCTTCCACACCGACCGGCCGGATAGTTTCGGCGAGCATTCCGGCCTCGGCCTCGCCATCTCGCGCCAGATTGTTGCCGCCCATGGCGGCACCATCCGCGCTGGCAATCGGATGAAGGGCGGCAAGGTCGCGGGCGCTTCCTTCACGGTCGATCTGCCGGCGGCGGCCTGA